The Pukyongia salina genome segment CCTGGAAGAACTTTTTTATCCGGACGACCCCATCCCGCTTTACCTCGATAAGAAATCTGAAACCCTGAAGGTTATACAGCAACTTCGGAATGAGGCGCATCGCTTCGGAATTGAATTCCACAGAAACAAAAGGAGCAAGGATGCGTTAAATACAGAACTGGAATCTATTTCGGGAATTGGCGAAAAAACGATCGTCGAATTATTGAAACGTTTTAAAAGCACCAAACGCATCGCTTCAGCAAATTTTGAAGAACTTGCCGCTGTAGTTGGAGCCGATAGAGCAAAAAAAATTGTAACGCATTTTCAGCAAATGCCATGAGAATAAAGGTAACACTCATTTTATTTTTATTAGGAACGCTTTGGGCATTCTCTCAGAATGATACAAACGACCCTAAAGTTGGCCTGGTCCTTTCCGGGGGCGGTGCCAAAGGACTTGCCCATATCGGGGCCCTGAAGATTATTGAAGATAGTGGAATTGAGATAGACTATATTGGTGGAACAAGCATGGGAGCTATTATTGGCGGATTGTACGCTTCGGGCTACACAGCCCGGCAGCTGGATTCCATTTTCGAGGATTTAGATTTTGATGAATTGATACAGGATGATATACCCAGAAGCTCCAAGACTTTTTATGAGAAGGCGGAAACAGATAAATATGCTGTGACATTGCCATTCGACGGCTTTAAAGTGAGCTTCCCCAGCGGGCTCTCGAAAGGGCAGAATGTTTATAATCTTTTCTCCAGATTAACCTCCCATGTTAATAATGTTGATGATTTTGGGAAATTGCCTATCCCGTTCTTTTGTATGGCCACAAATGTGGAAACAGGGAAAGAAGTGATCATGGAAAAGGGTTATCTGCCACAGGCAATATCGGCGAGTGGGGCGTTGCCTTCACTTTTCAGTCCGGTGATAATTGACGACCAGGTGCTTGTAGACGGAGGAGTTAAGAACAACTATCCTGTAGATCGCCTCAGGGCCAAAGGCATGGATATAATCATAGGAGTAGATGTACAGGATACTTTGAAGACCAGAAAGGACCTCAATTCGGCCTTCGATGTTCTGGTGCAGATAAATAACTACAGGACCATAGAGGACATGACGAAGAAGCGACAGAAGACAGACATCTATATCAATCCTAATATAGCCGATTTTAGCGTGGTCTCCTTCGACCAGGGCCGGAAGATCATTCAGGCGGGAGAGGAGGCAGCACAGCCGTTCGTACAGCAATTAAAGGAGATCGCGAGCCGGCAAAAACAGCGCGAAAGGCCAAAACCCGACTTTCTAAAAGAGACCTCAATTTTTATCGAAAGTGTTGAGATCTCCGGGAATGTGAATTATACCCGTGCTTACGTGCTTGGCAAACTTAAAATAAGGACGCCGGACGAGATCTCATACAAAAGGCTCAATGAAGGAATCAATAATCTAAGCGCGACTGGAAATTTTCAGGATATTAACTATCGCATGGTGGAAACGGAAGATGGAAAGCATAAACTATTTTTCGATCTAATTGAAAGTGAATCGCGAAATTTACTTCGCCTGGGCGCTCATTACGACAATCTTTATCGAACGGCAGCGCTTATTAATATTACTAGAAAACGACTGTTTACCAACAATGATATCGCATCATTCGACTTTGTGGTGGGCGACAATCTGCGCTATAATTTCAATTATTATATCGACAAAGGATTCTACTGGAGTATTGGTTTGAACTCCCGTTATAGTTTCTTCGAAAAAGATGTGCAGATAGATTTTATTTCTCCTGAAATGATTTCCGAACCCAACCTTCAGCTTAATCAACTCCAGTTAAAATACGGAGATGTGACTAATCAGCTGTATGTGGAAACACTCTTCCGAAGATCCTTCTTGCTGGGAGCAGGGGTGGAACACAAATGGCTTCGGTATCTTTCAGAAACCATAGGGATAGATGAGAACAATAACCCCAGAACTATCTTTGAGAATACTAATTATTTCAGCACCTATGGTTATCTGAAATACGATACCCTGGACGATTCATTCTTTCCTTCAAAGGGCTTTTTCTTCGAGGGGGATTTTCATTTTTACATGTTCGCGAATGGGAGTAATAAGAATTTCGAGGAATTTTCCATTGCCAAAGCAAATATTGGATATGCTCTGGGGGTGACCGATAATCTAACACTGAGATTAACCACTGAAGGAGGATTTAAATTGGGAGGAAGCAATACACGATCCATGGATTTCTTCCTGGGGGGTTATGGTTTCGAACGCATTAATAACATTATTCCGCTGCTAGGCTACGAAGCTCTTAGCCTTCGTGGCGATACCTACCTGAAGAGTACGGCTAGTTTCGATTATGAGTTTGCGAGAAATCATCATCTGGTTCTAGCAGCCAATATAAGCAATGTGGGAGATCGATTGTTTGAGACAGGTGAATGGATAGACGAAATAGACTATACCGGATATTCGTTGGGATATGGCATGGAAACTTTTTTAGGTCCCATTGAATTAAAATATGCCTATTCACCCGAAACGGACACAGACGAGTGGCATGTGCGGGTGGGCTTTAGCTTTTAATGTTTTATTGTCTTTTTTGCATCAAAAATTTCCGATATTTGTAGTATGACCGATAAGGCTTGGAAATATTTACTCCTCGACTTGAAATTTCTCCTTAAGAGAAATCCCGAATAATGCGTTTTTATTGCCCTTAAGTAAGTATTAACGTAATGTAATCAACAATGCCACTATATCATAAATTAGGAAAAATACCTCCTAAACGTCATACCCAGTTCCGGAAGGCGGATGGAAGTCTATACTCCGAACAGTTGTTCGGAACTATCGGATTTGATGGGATGTACAGCAATTTGTATCATGAAAACCGCCCTACACAGGTGGTAAGGATCCAAGATCAGTACAGCGTTGCGCCAAAGATTGCCAAGGCTAATAACTTACAATCTTACCGTTTCAGGGGTTTTCAGGTTAAACCGGAAAATGATTATCTGAATAGCCGTAAAGTAGTACTCACCAATAGCGATTGCAATATTATCCTGGCGGCTCCTAAAGAATCTCTTAGAGCGTATTTTTACAAGAATACAGATGCAGATGAGCTTATCTTTATTCATAAAGGTAGTGGTACGCTAAGAACCTTTATGGGCAACCTGGAGTTCAGCTACGGCGATTATTTACTGGTTCCCCGGGGCATGATCTATCAGATCGATTTCGATACGGAGGATAATCGCCTTTTTATAGTAGAATCGTATCGCCCAATTTATACACCAAAGCGATACAGGAACTGGTTTGGACAACTGCTGGAACATTCACCCTATTGTGAACGAGATTTAAGAAAGCCGGAAAAACTGGAGACTTTTAATGAGAAAGGAGAGTTTTTAATGAAGGTTAAGAAACAGGACGAAATCATCGAGATGGTTTACGCTACCCATCCTTTCGATGTGGTTGGTTATGACGGGTATAATTATCCGTATGCCTTCTCAATTCACGATTTCGAGCCAATTACCGGGCGAATTCATCAACCTCCGCCAGTGCATCAAACC includes the following:
- a CDS encoding patatin-like phospholipase family protein codes for the protein MRIKVTLILFLLGTLWAFSQNDTNDPKVGLVLSGGGAKGLAHIGALKIIEDSGIEIDYIGGTSMGAIIGGLYASGYTARQLDSIFEDLDFDELIQDDIPRSSKTFYEKAETDKYAVTLPFDGFKVSFPSGLSKGQNVYNLFSRLTSHVNNVDDFGKLPIPFFCMATNVETGKEVIMEKGYLPQAISASGALPSLFSPVIIDDQVLVDGGVKNNYPVDRLRAKGMDIIIGVDVQDTLKTRKDLNSAFDVLVQINNYRTIEDMTKKRQKTDIYINPNIADFSVVSFDQGRKIIQAGEEAAQPFVQQLKEIASRQKQRERPKPDFLKETSIFIESVEISGNVNYTRAYVLGKLKIRTPDEISYKRLNEGINNLSATGNFQDINYRMVETEDGKHKLFFDLIESESRNLLRLGAHYDNLYRTAALINITRKRLFTNNDIASFDFVVGDNLRYNFNYYIDKGFYWSIGLNSRYSFFEKDVQIDFISPEMISEPNLQLNQLQLKYGDVTNQLYVETLFRRSFLLGAGVEHKWLRYLSETIGIDENNNPRTIFENTNYFSTYGYLKYDTLDDSFFPSKGFFFEGDFHFYMFANGSNKNFEEFSIAKANIGYALGVTDNLTLRLTTEGGFKLGGSNTRSMDFFLGGYGFERINNIIPLLGYEALSLRGDTYLKSTASFDYEFARNHHLVLAANISNVGDRLFETGEWIDEIDYTGYSLGYGMETFLGPIELKYAYSPETDTDEWHVRVGFSF
- a CDS encoding homogentisate 1,2-dioxygenase, which encodes MPLYHKLGKIPPKRHTQFRKADGSLYSEQLFGTIGFDGMYSNLYHENRPTQVVRIQDQYSVAPKIAKANNLQSYRFRGFQVKPENDYLNSRKVVLTNSDCNIILAAPKESLRAYFYKNTDADELIFIHKGSGTLRTFMGNLEFSYGDYLLVPRGMIYQIDFDTEDNRLFIVESYRPIYTPKRYRNWFGQLLEHSPYCERDLRKPEKLETFNEKGEFLMKVKKQDEIIEMVYATHPFDVVGYDGYNYPYAFSIHDFEPITGRIHQPPPVHQTFETDAFVVCSFVPRIYDYHPDSIPAPYNHSNIDSDEVLYYVDGDFMSRNDIDAGHISLHPAGIPHGPHPGATERSIGQVKTDELAVMVDTFKPLKVTEEALKIADDTYYQSWLE